The proteins below come from a single Saccharopolyspora sp. SCSIO 74807 genomic window:
- the ilvC gene encoding ketol-acid reductoisomerase: MATEIFYDADADLGIAQGRKVAIIGYGSQGHAHALSLRDSGVDVRIGLPEGSKSRAKAADEGLRVVTPAEASAEADLIMILAPDTKQREIYANDIAPNLKSGDALFFGHGFNIRYGLVQPPSDVDVAMVAPKGPGHLVRRQFVDGKGVPCLIAVEQDASGNAQALALSYAAGIGGARAGVIKTTFTEETETDLFGEQAVLCGGASALVQTGFEVLVEAGYQPEIAYFEVLHELKLIVDLMFEGGIAGQRYSCSDTAEYGDLTRGPRIIDAHVKDNMRKILGEIQDGSFAKEWVSEDEGGRPNFNKLQQAGNDHQIEEVGKKLRALMSWTK, from the coding sequence ATGGCTACTGAGATCTTCTACGACGCCGACGCCGACCTGGGCATCGCGCAGGGCCGCAAGGTCGCGATCATCGGCTACGGCAGCCAGGGCCACGCGCACGCGCTGAGCCTGCGCGACTCCGGTGTGGACGTGCGCATCGGCCTGCCCGAGGGGTCGAAGTCCCGCGCCAAGGCCGCGGACGAGGGCCTGCGGGTGGTCACCCCGGCGGAGGCTTCCGCCGAGGCCGACCTGATCATGATCCTCGCCCCGGACACCAAGCAGCGGGAGATCTACGCCAACGACATCGCGCCGAACCTCAAGTCCGGCGACGCGCTGTTCTTCGGGCACGGCTTCAACATCCGCTACGGCCTGGTCCAGCCGCCGTCCGATGTGGACGTCGCGATGGTCGCCCCGAAGGGCCCGGGCCACCTGGTGCGCCGCCAGTTCGTCGACGGCAAGGGCGTGCCGTGCTTGATCGCGGTCGAGCAGGACGCCTCCGGCAACGCTCAGGCGCTGGCGCTGTCCTACGCCGCGGGCATCGGCGGGGCGCGCGCCGGGGTCATCAAGACCACCTTCACCGAGGAGACCGAGACCGACCTCTTCGGTGAGCAGGCGGTGCTCTGCGGCGGCGCCAGCGCGCTGGTGCAGACCGGCTTCGAGGTGCTGGTGGAGGCCGGCTACCAGCCGGAGATCGCCTACTTCGAGGTGCTGCACGAGCTGAAGCTGATCGTGGACCTGATGTTCGAGGGCGGCATCGCCGGGCAGCGCTACTCCTGCTCGGACACCGCCGAGTACGGCGACCTCACCCGCGGCCCGCGGATCATCGACGCGCACGTCAAGGACAACATGCGCAAGATCCTCGGCGAGATCCAGGACGGCTCGTTCGCCAAGGAGTGGGTCTCCGAGGACGAGGGCGGCCGCCCGAACTTCAACAAGCTGCAGCAGGCGGGCAACGACCACCAGATCGAGGAGGTCGGCAAGAAGCTGCGCGCCCTGATGTCCTGGACGAAGTGA
- the ilvN gene encoding acetolactate synthase small subunit, whose translation MSRHTLSVLVENVPGVLARVSGLFSRRSFNIESLAVGPTEHPEISRMTIVVAVGEQPLEQVTKQLNKLVNVIKIVELDPESSVQRELLMVKVRADASVRSQVLETVQLFRAKVVDVSPEALTIEATGDGEKLGALLRMLEPYGVREMVQSGSIAIGRGPRSITATAVR comes from the coding sequence ATGAGCCGACACACGCTGAGCGTGCTGGTGGAGAACGTGCCGGGCGTGCTGGCCCGCGTTTCGGGCCTGTTCTCCCGCCGCAGCTTCAACATCGAGTCGCTGGCGGTCGGGCCGACCGAGCACCCGGAGATCTCCCGGATGACCATCGTGGTCGCGGTCGGCGAGCAGCCGCTGGAGCAGGTCACCAAGCAGCTCAACAAGCTGGTCAACGTGATCAAGATCGTGGAGCTGGACCCGGAGTCCTCGGTGCAGCGCGAGCTGCTGATGGTCAAGGTCCGCGCGGACGCCTCGGTGCGCAGCCAGGTGCTGGAGACGGTGCAGCTGTTCCGGGCCAAGGTCGTCGACGTCTCGCCGGAGGCGCTGACCATCGAGGCCACCGGTGACGGCGAGAAGCTGGGCGCGCTGCTGCGGATGCTGGAGCCCTACGGTGTCCGGGAGATGGTGCAGTCCGGGTCGATCGCCATCGGCCGCGGCCCGCGCTCGATCACCGCGACCGCGGTTCGCTGA
- a CDS encoding acetolactate synthase large subunit produces MTSANTRQNPVPAPPPGHRPKPAPPSGAPVQATGAQSLVRSLEAVGAEVVFGIPGGTILPSYDPLLDSTKVRHVLVRHEQGAGHAATGYAQATGNVGVCMATSGPGATNLVTALADAQMDSVPVVAITGQQATTLIGTDAFQEADICGITLPVTKHNFLVTKAEDIPRTIAEAFYIANSGRPGPVLVDIPKDVQTATTSFSWPPEMKLPGYRPTSKPHGKQVREAAKLITAARRPVLYVGGGVLKAEATEQLRKLAESSGIPVVTTLMARGAFPDSHPQHLGMPGMHGTVSAVAAMQRSDLLIALGTRFDDRVTGQLSSFAPEAKVVHADIDPAEISKNRNADVPIVGDCKDVITELIDALATATGEDGTADLGPWWDQLRQWRDTFPLGYEWPSDGSLAPEYVIERLGNIVGPEACYVAGVGQHQMWAAQFIGYEHPRTWLNSGGLGTMGYAVPAALGAKAGVPDKPVWAIDGDGCFQMTNQELATSAIEELPIKVAVINNGNLGMVRQWQNLFYAERYSHSDLGTHKHRIPDFKLLAEALGCAGLRCESREDVDSVIQRAMEINDRPVVIDFVVGKDAQVWPMVAAGTGNDEIMAARGIRPLFDEDEG; encoded by the coding sequence ATGACCAGCGCCAACACCAGGCAGAACCCCGTCCCGGCGCCGCCGCCGGGGCACCGTCCCAAGCCCGCCCCGCCAAGCGGCGCTCCGGTGCAGGCCACCGGCGCGCAGTCGCTCGTGCGCTCGCTCGAGGCGGTAGGCGCCGAGGTCGTGTTCGGCATTCCCGGCGGCACGATCCTGCCGTCCTACGATCCGCTGCTGGACTCCACGAAGGTCCGCCACGTGCTGGTCCGCCACGAGCAGGGCGCCGGGCACGCGGCGACCGGCTACGCGCAGGCCACCGGCAACGTCGGGGTGTGCATGGCGACCTCGGGGCCGGGGGCGACGAACCTGGTCACCGCGCTGGCCGACGCGCAGATGGACTCGGTGCCGGTGGTGGCGATCACCGGCCAGCAGGCCACCACCCTGATCGGCACCGACGCCTTCCAAGAAGCCGACATCTGCGGCATCACGCTGCCGGTCACCAAGCACAACTTCCTGGTCACCAAGGCCGAGGACATCCCGCGCACGATCGCGGAAGCGTTCTACATCGCCAACAGCGGCAGGCCCGGCCCGGTGCTGGTGGACATCCCGAAGGACGTCCAAACGGCTACCACCTCGTTCTCCTGGCCGCCGGAGATGAAGCTGCCCGGCTACCGGCCCACCAGCAAGCCGCACGGCAAGCAGGTCCGGGAGGCCGCGAAGCTGATCACCGCGGCGCGGCGCCCGGTGCTCTACGTCGGCGGCGGCGTGCTCAAGGCCGAGGCGACCGAGCAGTTGCGCAAGCTCGCCGAGAGCAGCGGCATCCCGGTCGTCACCACGCTGATGGCGCGCGGCGCGTTCCCCGACTCGCACCCGCAGCACCTGGGGATGCCCGGGATGCACGGCACCGTCTCGGCGGTCGCGGCGATGCAGCGCTCCGACCTGCTGATCGCGCTCGGCACCCGGTTCGACGACCGGGTCACCGGCCAGCTGTCCTCGTTCGCCCCGGAGGCGAAGGTGGTGCACGCCGACATCGACCCGGCCGAGATCTCCAAGAACCGCAACGCCGACGTGCCGATCGTGGGCGACTGCAAGGACGTCATCACGGAGCTCATCGACGCGCTGGCGACCGCCACCGGAGAGGACGGCACCGCCGACCTCGGCCCGTGGTGGGACCAGCTCCGGCAGTGGCGCGACACCTTCCCGCTGGGCTACGAGTGGCCGTCGGACGGCAGCCTCGCGCCCGAGTACGTGATCGAACGGCTCGGCAACATCGTCGGCCCGGAAGCCTGCTACGTCGCCGGTGTCGGCCAGCACCAGATGTGGGCCGCGCAGTTCATCGGCTACGAGCACCCGCGGACCTGGCTGAACTCCGGTGGCCTGGGCACGATGGGCTACGCGGTGCCCGCCGCGCTGGGCGCCAAGGCCGGGGTGCCGGACAAGCCGGTGTGGGCCATCGACGGCGACGGCTGCTTCCAGATGACCAACCAGGAGCTGGCGACCAGCGCCATCGAGGAACTGCCCATCAAGGTCGCCGTCATCAACAACGGCAACCTCGGTATGGTCCGGCAGTGGCAGAACCTCTTCTACGCCGAGCGCTACTCACACAGTGACCTCGGCACCCACAAGCACCGCATCCCGGACTTCAAGCTGCTCGCCGAGGCGCTGGGCTGCGCAGGCCTGCGGTGCGAGTCCCGCGAGGACGTCGACAGCGTCATCCAGCGGGCGATGGAGATCAACGACCGACCCGTCGTGATCGACTTCGTGGTGGGCAAGGACGCGCAGGTGTGGCCGATGGTGGCCGCGGGCACCGGCAACGACGAGATCATGGCGGCGCGCGGCATCCGCCCGCTGTTCGACGAGGACGAGGGGTGA
- the serA gene encoding phosphoglycerate dehydrogenase, whose product MTNRPVVLIAEKLAPSVLEALGAEVEIRHVDGTDRPALLEAVADADALLVRSATKVDAEVLAATSKLKVVARAGVGLDNVEVPAATERGVMVVNAPTSNIVSAAEHALALLLSVARNVAAADASLRAGEWKRSSYSGVELNGKTVGVVGLGKIGQLFAQRIAAFGTKLIAYDPYVSASRAAQLGIELVSLEDLLARADAVSIHLPKTAETLGLIGAEELKKAKQGQLIVNAARGGLIDEEALAESIRSGHIGGAGIDVYKSEPTTESPLFELENVVATPHLGASTAEAQDRAGTDVAKSVLLALAGDFVPDAVNVQGGAVGEEVRPYLPLTQKLGQLLAAVLGSTPTSVTIEARGELADEDVSVLQLAALRGVFSGAVENQVTFVNAPQLAEDLGVSVEVQKASESQNHRSVVSVRAGLADGRRAVVSGALTGANLVEKLIEVNGRHFDLRAEGNVLLLEYPDRPGVMGKVGTLLGEVGVNIDAATVSQTTERSDAIMLLRVDRPVDTGVLEPIGAAVGATTVRTVSFE is encoded by the coding sequence GTGACCAATCGTCCTGTCGTCCTGATCGCCGAGAAGCTGGCCCCCTCCGTGCTCGAAGCGCTCGGAGCCGAGGTCGAGATCCGTCACGTCGACGGCACGGACCGCCCGGCGCTGCTGGAGGCCGTCGCCGACGCAGACGCGCTGCTGGTCCGCTCCGCCACCAAGGTCGACGCCGAGGTGCTGGCCGCGACCAGCAAGCTCAAGGTCGTCGCCCGGGCCGGGGTAGGACTGGACAACGTCGAAGTGCCCGCGGCCACCGAGCGCGGCGTGATGGTGGTCAACGCCCCCACGTCCAACATCGTCTCCGCCGCCGAGCACGCCCTGGCGCTGCTGCTGTCGGTGGCCCGCAACGTGGCCGCCGCCGACGCGAGCCTGCGCGCAGGGGAGTGGAAGCGCAGCTCCTACAGCGGCGTCGAGCTCAACGGCAAGACCGTCGGCGTGGTCGGCCTCGGCAAGATCGGCCAGCTGTTCGCGCAGCGCATCGCCGCCTTCGGCACCAAGCTGATCGCCTACGACCCGTACGTGTCCGCCTCCCGCGCCGCGCAGCTGGGCATCGAGCTGGTCAGCCTCGAAGACCTGCTGGCGCGCGCGGACGCGGTGTCGATCCACCTGCCCAAGACCGCCGAGACGCTGGGCCTGATCGGCGCCGAGGAGCTGAAGAAGGCCAAGCAGGGCCAGCTGATCGTCAACGCCGCGCGCGGCGGGCTGATCGACGAGGAGGCGCTGGCCGAATCGATCCGCTCCGGGCACATCGGCGGCGCGGGCATCGACGTCTACAAGTCCGAGCCGACCACCGAGAGCCCGCTGTTCGAGCTGGAGAACGTGGTCGCCACCCCGCACCTGGGTGCCTCCACCGCGGAGGCGCAGGACCGCGCGGGCACCGACGTGGCCAAGTCGGTGCTGCTGGCGCTGGCAGGCGACTTCGTGCCGGACGCGGTCAACGTGCAGGGCGGCGCGGTCGGCGAGGAGGTCCGCCCGTACCTGCCGCTGACCCAGAAGCTGGGCCAGCTGCTGGCGGCGGTGCTGGGCAGCACGCCGACCTCGGTGACCATCGAGGCGCGCGGCGAACTCGCCGACGAGGACGTCTCGGTGCTGCAGCTCGCGGCGCTGCGCGGGGTGTTCTCCGGAGCGGTGGAGAACCAGGTGACCTTCGTCAACGCCCCGCAGCTGGCCGAGGACCTCGGAGTCAGCGTCGAGGTGCAGAAGGCATCGGAGAGCCAGAACCACCGCAGCGTGGTGTCGGTGCGCGCGGGCCTGGCCGACGGGCGCCGCGCCGTGGTCTCCGGCGCGCTCACCGGCGCGAACCTGGTGGAGAAGCTGATCGAGGTCAACGGCAGGCACTTCGACCTGCGCGCCGAGGGCAACGTGCTGCTGCTGGAGTACCCGGACCGCCCTGGCGTGATGGGCAAGGTCGGCACGCTGCTCGGCGAGGTCGGCGTGAACATCGATGCCGCCACGGTCAGCCAGACCACCGAGCGCTCCGACGCGATCATGCTGCTGCGGGTGGACCGGCCGGTCGACACCGGTGTGCTGGAGCCGATCGGCGCTGCGGTGGGCGCGACCACCGTCCGCACCGTCAGCTTCGAGTGA
- a CDS encoding DUF397 domain-containing protein, whose product MDDKAHIRHELDFTDAEWITSTEDDDEPGVEIAFVDGYIGMRNGAEPEGPVLVFTPEEWDAFVAGAKDGEFDEP is encoded by the coding sequence GTGGACGACAAGGCGCACATCCGCCACGAGCTCGACTTCACCGACGCGGAGTGGATCACCAGCACCGAGGACGACGACGAACCGGGCGTGGAGATCGCTTTCGTGGACGGCTACATCGGGATGCGCAACGGCGCCGAGCCGGAAGGCCCGGTGCTGGTGTTCACGCCCGAGGAATGGGACGCGTTCGTGGCCGGGGCGAAGGACGGCGAGTTCGACGAACCCTGA
- a CDS encoding PH domain-containing protein, with protein sequence MSESPKSSGPDGAGANEAHAAAEGSRRQTGERPAAESPNDEGTPEVSTTEEQGSTAVQEPGTTEQPQAAPESTAPDSENTARTPDGGAARPTAKAVPKSLTFHLTRTSLLAVAVVAVCTTPIAFAQPFPYLLPAFLIPAALAYAVLWPRTIATDEGIRTRLLAGETSFGWDELASVRLNERRWVRAVLESGGEGRTREVRLSAVRVRDLSHLALMSGGRLPDPNEPLERPAETGAVSDGEQGTGSANSESRADSAAESADDTGEPIATQQDSSAAASESAPGEDSPDDRRG encoded by the coding sequence GTGAGCGAGTCCCCCAAGTCCTCCGGACCGGACGGCGCCGGCGCGAACGAAGCGCACGCGGCGGCCGAGGGCTCGCGGCGGCAGACCGGCGAACGCCCGGCCGCAGAGAGCCCGAACGACGAGGGGACCCCCGAAGTGAGCACGACCGAGGAGCAAGGCTCGACCGCCGTGCAGGAGCCGGGCACGACCGAGCAGCCGCAGGCCGCGCCGGAAAGCACGGCGCCGGACTCGGAGAACACCGCGCGGACTCCGGATGGCGGCGCGGCCCGCCCGACCGCGAAGGCGGTCCCGAAGTCGCTCACCTTCCACCTCACCCGAACCTCGCTGCTGGCGGTGGCCGTGGTGGCGGTCTGCACGACGCCGATCGCGTTCGCGCAGCCGTTCCCCTACCTGCTGCCCGCCTTCCTGATCCCCGCGGCACTGGCTTACGCCGTGCTGTGGCCGCGGACGATCGCCACGGACGAAGGGATCCGCACCCGGTTGCTGGCGGGCGAGACCTCGTTCGGCTGGGACGAGCTGGCCTCGGTGCGGCTGAACGAACGCCGCTGGGTGCGCGCGGTGCTGGAGTCCGGCGGCGAAGGCCGGACGCGGGAAGTCCGGCTCTCGGCGGTGCGGGTGCGCGACCTGTCCCACCTGGCGCTGATGAGCGGCGGCCGGCTGCCGGACCCGAACGAGCCGCTGGAACGCCCGGCGGAGACCGGCGCGGTGTCGGACGGCGAGCAGGGCACCGGATCCGCGAACTCCGAGTCCCGCGCGGACTCCGCCGCCGAATCCGCGGACGACACCGGAGAACCCATCGCCACGCAGCAGGATTCCTCGGCCGCCGCAAGCGAATCCGCTCCGGGCGAGGACTCCCCGGACGACCGCCGCGGCTGA
- a CDS encoding 3-isopropylmalate dehydrogenase, with protein MRLAVIPGDGIGPEVVAEALKVLGEVVPDTEITRYDLGAARWHATGELLPESVLTELRQHDAILLGAVGDPSVPSGILERGLLLRLRFELDHHVNLRPGRLYPGVKSPVADPGDVDMVVVREGTEGPYAGNGGLLRKDTTHEIATEVSINTAFGVERVVRDAFARAAARPRKHLTLVHKTNVLTHAGSLWSRVVEEVSLQHPDVTVAYQHVDATTIHMLTDPSRFDVIVTDNLFGDIITDLAGAVTGGIGLAASGNIDATRRNPSMFEPVHGSAPDIAGHGAADPTAAVLSVALLLDHVGQAEAARRVEASVAFDLATRDHSAPGATFAIGDRLAALVSSREVAQQA; from the coding sequence ATGCGGCTCGCTGTGATCCCCGGTGACGGGATCGGGCCGGAGGTGGTCGCCGAGGCGCTCAAAGTCCTCGGAGAGGTCGTTCCCGATACCGAGATCACCCGGTACGACCTGGGAGCCGCGCGCTGGCACGCCACCGGCGAGCTGCTGCCCGAGTCGGTGCTGACCGAGCTGCGCCAGCACGACGCGATCCTGCTCGGCGCGGTCGGCGACCCCTCGGTGCCCAGCGGGATCCTGGAGCGCGGGCTGCTGCTGCGGCTGCGCTTCGAGCTCGACCACCACGTCAACCTGCGTCCCGGCAGGCTCTACCCCGGGGTGAAGAGCCCGGTGGCCGATCCCGGCGACGTGGACATGGTCGTGGTGCGCGAAGGCACCGAAGGGCCGTACGCGGGCAACGGCGGTCTGCTGCGCAAGGACACGACGCACGAGATCGCGACCGAGGTCAGCATCAACACGGCCTTCGGCGTGGAGCGGGTCGTGCGCGATGCCTTCGCCCGCGCCGCGGCCCGCCCGCGCAAGCACCTGACGCTGGTGCACAAGACCAACGTGCTCACCCACGCCGGCTCGTTGTGGTCGCGGGTCGTCGAAGAGGTCTCGCTGCAGCACCCCGACGTCACGGTCGCCTACCAGCACGTGGACGCCACGACGATCCACATGCTCACCGACCCGAGCCGGTTCGACGTGATCGTCACGGACAACCTGTTCGGCGACATCATCACCGACCTGGCCGGGGCGGTCACCGGCGGCATCGGGCTCGCCGCCAGCGGCAACATCGACGCCACCCGGCGCAACCCGAGCATGTTCGAGCCGGTGCACGGCAGCGCCCCGGACATCGCCGGGCACGGTGCGGCCGACCCGACGGCCGCGGTGCTGTCGGTGGCGCTGCTGCTGGACCACGTCGGGCAGGCCGAGGCGGCCCGCCGGGTGGAGGCTTCGGTGGCGTTCGACCTGGCCACCCGGGACCACTCGGCGCCGGGTGCGACCTTCGCCATCGGCGACCGGCTGGCGGCGCTGGTGTCCTCCCGCGAGGTCGCCCAGCAAGCCTGA